Genomic segment of Rhodothermales bacterium:
GCGGTGGCGGCGTGGCCGGGTTCAAAATCGCGGCCCGCCGCCGCCCTCCTTCGATTTCCTGTCTTCTGGGCCGGACTTGTCCTGCTCGTGCTGATCACAGTTCAAGCCCTGAACCCGGCTTGGAAATACTCGCGCGATGATACTGGGTGGTGGCTTGAATCCTTAAGCCACGTGCCGTGGCTGCCCGCCGGGATCGGCGCGCCGCTCGATCGCTCCAACCCGTGGCGCGCGCTCATCGTGTTGGGCTCACTGTGGCTGCTGCTCGGCGCGATCTGGATCGGCGTCCGCCGCCAAGTGAGTTTAGAGCGTCTGTTTGCAGTGCTGATCGGAAACGCCGTCCTGCTCGCCGCGCTGGCGCTCGCCCAAAAATTGGCGGGGGCAAAGGAGATATTCTGGACTTACCGGCCGAGCAACGAGTCGTTCGTCGCAAGTTTCATTTATCCGAACCACGCCAGTCCGTACTTCAATCTCATGGCGGCCGTGGCGCTCGGACTGGCGTGGCAGCGTTATCGGCGCGTTCGAGTCGGGCGGGCGGGCATCGCCGGCGCTCGGCTGCTCACGGTCGCCGCTGTGCTCTGCGGGATCGCCGTCGTCTTCACGTTCTCGCGCGCCGCAATCGTTTTGCTGCTGGGATTCGCGTGCGCGATCGGGCTCGTGATCGCGATCCGGCGGTCCTCGCCGCAAAAACACTCCTCCGAGCACCCGGAGTTCCTGCCCCTCGCCCTGGGCCTCGTGCTCGCTCTCGGGGCGGGCCTCGGATCGCTCACTGCGGACCGACTGCAGGTCCGGTTCGCGCCCCTACTCACGGACCCGGCGGCAACCGCGCTCAGCCGACGGGTCGCCAGCCAGGCTACCGCGGAGATGTTCCTCGATCGCTGGATTTGGGGATGGGGTGCAGGCTGCTTCCGGCATGCCTTTCCCTTGTTTGCCCGCCATCATCCGCAGATCTACGGTGACGACTCCACCGGGCGAAAATACTGGGAGCATGCCCATAACGACCTGTTGCAATTTCCCGCCGAACTGGGCGTTGTCGGGATGGCTCCGCTGGGTTTCGCCGCACTGTGGGCGGCACGCCGGCTGGTCCGAAAGAGGTTCTGGCGTCAACCGACGGCCTTGAGCGGGATCGCGGGCTGCGGGATTACGCTCTTGCACGCTTCGGTCGATTTCGTGTTCCAGAATCCTGCGGTGCTTCTTACTTGGGGTACGGTTCTCATCGTCCTTCTTCGGTGGCCTGACGCACAGCCGCCCATGCCTGCCACCGGCCGACCCGCGCGAATCCCGGCGCAGGATCAACCACCGCCCGATTCGACATAGGGTGTGTATTCAGGGACCAGCCGCTTCAGCGCCGCCCGAATAGCCGGCGGTTCCTGGGCGGCGATCTGCCTCAGGTCGTCCAGCCAGGCGCAGGACCCGGCGAGTTCGGAATCGCGCAGCTGAAAGATGCGCGGATGAGCCGTCCGGGTGTGCAGTTCATTGGTGTGGCACAACTCCTCGTAGAGTTTTTCGCCCGGCCGCAGACCGGTGACCTTGATCTCGATGTCGACGTCGGGCTCATAGCCGCTCAGCTCGATCATTTGGCGGGCCATATCGAGAATCTTCACCGGCTCGCCCATATCCAGGATGAAAATCTCTCCGCCCGTCCCCATCGTCGCCGCCTGCAACACGAGGCCCGTCGCCTCCGGTATGGTCATGAAGTAACGCGTCATTTCCGGATGAGTGACAGTGACCGGTCCGCCTTGGGCGATCTGCCGCCGGAAAGTCGGAATAACGCTTCCGCTGGACCCGAGTACATTTCCAAATCTCACCGCCATGAACGCGGTAGGGTTCGCCTTCGCTTGTTGCAGATTCTGCAGCGCGATTTCAGCGAGCCGCTTGCTGCAGCCCATGACGCTGGTCGGATTGATCGCCTTGTCGGTTGAAATCAGCACGAACTTGGCGACGCCGGATTCACCCGCCAGCCGCATCAGGTCGGCGGTCGCGAGGGTGTTGTTCTTCAACGCCTCGCCCGGCTGCCGTTCCATGAGGGGCACATGCTTGTGCGCGGCAGCATGAAACACGATTTCCGGCCGGTTCCGGAGGAACACGTGGCGGATCGACTCCTGGTCGGTGATATCGACAATCAGGGGGACGACCCGGGAACCATGTTCATGCTGGACGAGTTCCTGTTCGATCTCGAACAGCGCAATCTCCGCCTGCTCCACCAGCACAAGGCGGGAGGGACGGTGAGCGAGAATC
This window contains:
- a CDS encoding O-antigen ligase family protein; its protein translation is MHVESQLVSLALGALGFAVAAWPGSKSRPAAALLRFPVFWAGLVLLVLITVQALNPAWKYSRDDTGWWLESLSHVPWLPAGIGAPLDRSNPWRALIVLGSLWLLLGAIWIGVRRQVSLERLFAVLIGNAVLLAALALAQKLAGAKEIFWTYRPSNESFVASFIYPNHASPYFNLMAAVALGLAWQRYRRVRVGRAGIAGARLLTVAAVLCGIAVVFTFSRAAIVLLLGFACAIGLVIAIRRSSPQKHSSEHPEFLPLALGLVLALGAGLGSLTADRLQVRFAPLLTDPAATALSRRVASQATAEMFLDRWIWGWGAGCFRHAFPLFARHHPQIYGDDSTGRKYWEHAHNDLLQFPAELGVVGMAPLGFAALWAARRLVRKRFWRQPTALSGIAGCGITLLHASVDFVFQNPAVLLTWGTVLIVLLRWPDAQPPMPATGRPARIPAQDQPPPDST
- a CDS encoding nucleoside-diphosphate sugar epimerase/dehydratase → FLLGSFGQFRSVLSYFGLADFRAVVLAMVTVSGLMFGLWFFAETQAAPPRGVIVMDFVLSVALVCSFRLSLRLARTWSMSGRARAGGWERRVAIIGAGDVGEAVAKDLLQRGGSGMVPVGFFDEDPLLVGRSIHGLPVFGRVERLLQIAPLLGVNELVITLTEASPKRVKEIVELGRRIGAATLIIPSFTQLASGEVRVDRSRPVAIEDLLGRSAVNLDGDSIARLLRDRVVLVTGAGGSIGRELCRQILAHRPSRLVLVEQAEIALFEIEQELVQHEHGSRVVPLIVDITDQESIRHVFLRNRPEIVFHAAAHKHVPLMERQPGEALKNNTLATADLMRLAGESGVAKFVLISTDKAINPTSVMGCSKRLAEIALQNLQQAKANPTAFMAVRFGNVLGSSGSVIPTFRRQIAQGGPVTVTHPEMTRYFMTIPEATGLVLQAATMGTGGEIFILDMGEPVKILDMARQMIELSGYEPDVDIEIKVTGLRPGEKLYEELCHTNELHTRTAHPRIFQLRDSELAGSCAWLDDLRQIAAQEPPAIRAALKRLVPEYTPYVESGGG